Genomic DNA from Flavobacterium sp. N502540:
AGATGCTCAAAAACCGGGTTATTTTGATGCCGCCAAACTAAAAAAAGGCATTCAGGAGTACCATATCGGTTCTATTCTGAATGTGCCTAATCCGGGAGCACCAACGCTTCAGAGATGGCAGGAGACCATGGCTGCCATTACTAATGAAGCCAACAAATCGAGACTTAAAATTCCGGTATTGTATGGTATAGATGCCATACACGGAGCGAGTTATACCGCCGGAGCCACCTTATTTCCACAACAAATTGGTCTGGCAGCAACGTTTAATACAGAGCTGGTAAAACGCGGGGCTGAAATTTCGGCTTACGAAACCAGAGCCTCCTCCATTCCATGGGTATTCTCTCCAGATTTGGATTTTCCGAGAAACCCGGCCTGGTCCAGAATGTGGGAATCTTTTGGAGAAGATGCCTATCTGTCTTCCAAAATGGCGGTCGCTTTGGTAGATGGTTTTGAAGGAAACAATGTAGGATCAAAATATAGCGTAGCCTCCTGTATGAAACATTATATTGGTTATGGCAGCACCACAACCGGAAAAGACAGAACACCAAGTATTATTCCCGAGCGCATTCTAAGACAATATGATTTAACCATATATCAGGCTGCCATAAAAGCCGGAGCAAAAAGCGTAATGGTAAGTTCCGGAGAAATCAACGGAACTCCGGTGCATTCGAGCAAACATCTGATTACGGACATTCTTAAAAAAGAATTAGGTTTTGAAGGAGTGGTAGTAACCGATTGGAAAGATATCATTTACCTGAACACCAGACATAAAATTGCAGCAACCAAAAGAGATGCGGTTCGTATCGCAGTTATGGCCGGAATAGACATGAGCATGGTACCCGAAGAATTTACTTTTTACACAGACCTTGTAGACTTAGTTCAAAAAGGAGAAGTGCCAATGTCCCGTATTGATGATGCAGTAACCAGAATTCTAAGAATGAAATTCGAGTTAAACCTGTTCCAGAATACGGTTGCAAATCTAAAGGATTATCCAAAATTTGGTTCAGCCGAACACATTCAGGAAGCTTATAAAACGGCTGCGGAATCCATTACATTGTTAAAAAATAACGATGCAGTTTTACCTTTAAACAAAGAGGAAAAAATCCTGGTAACCGGAGCAACGGCAAACAGCATGAAAAACCTGAACGGAGGCTGGTCGTACACCTGGCAGGGTGAAAATGCAGATACTTACGCTGCTGACAAATTAACCATTCTGGAAGCTTTTCAGGCTAAATTAGGAAAAGAGAATGTGCTCTATACCGCCGGCGCAGATATTGAAAAAGAAGATGATGCCGAAATTCAAAAAGCGGTTGAACTGGCTCAAAAGGCATCGAAAATTGTATTGTGTCTTGGAGAGAAAAACTACACCGAAACTCCGGGAGATATCAGTAATCTTTATATGAGTAAATCTCAGGTAAAATTAGCCCTCGCCTTAGCCAAAGTAAACAAACCAATTATTCTGATTTTAAACGAAGGAAGACCAAGACTGATTAGTGATTTTGAAGATAAAATGAGTGCCGTTGTACAATGTTATTTACCAGGAAATGAAGGAGGAAGAGCATTGGTTGATATACTGTACGGAGAGGTAAATCCAAGTGGGAGATTGCCTTACAACTATCCGAGATACCCTAATTCATTAGAAAAATACAACAGAAAACATACAGAGAGTTTAGCAGACGAAGAACAAAATAATGATGCTAAATACGAGAAAAGCTATTCCCCTCAGTTTGAATTTGGAACAGGATTATCCTATACCACCTTTACTTATTCGAATTTAAAAATCGACAAAGCAGAAATTACGAATACCGATGAAATAAAGGTGACCGTTGAGGTTACCAATTCCGGGAAAAGAGCCGGAAAAGAATCGGTTTTATTGTACCTGTCAGATAATTATGCTTCTATAACTCCTGAAGTAAAAGCGCTAAAAAGATTCGAAAAGATTAGTTTAGAGCCTAACGAAACCAAAACGGTGAAATTTACTTTAAACCAAAAAGATTTGCAATTCGTAAACGAAGATCTGAAATGGATTTCCGAAAAAGGAACTTTTACGATTCAGATCGCAAATCTTAAAAAGGACTTTTTATTACAGTAAATAAACCAAACATCGTTATTTCCGAAAAGATATTTGGTGTTTGAATGTCAAAAGAAAATTAGCTATTTCATATTATAAAGACATGAAAAAAATAATTATTACCCTACCGTTACTACTTTCCTTTGCCGCTTTCGCTCAGGATTTTTTACATAGAGACGGACAAAAAATTGTAGACGGAACCGGAAAGAATATCATTTTAAGAGGTCTCGGAACAGGAGGCTGGATGGTTCAGGAAGGCTATATGTTACAGACACAACCTTTTGCAAGTCCACAGTATGTTATCAGGCAGAAGATTCAGGATGTTATTGGAGAAGAAGCAACCAAAGAATTTTACGCTGCCTACAAAGCAAACGGAATCACCAAAAGAGATGTAGATTCATTAGCCGCCTGGGGATTCAATTCGATCCGCCTGCCAATGCATTACAATTTATACACACCACCAATCGAAGCCGAAAAAAAGGATGAAATCTCCTGGATTGAAGAAGGCTTTACCATGACCGATAATTTGCTGAAATGGTGCGCCGAAAATAAAATGTATCTTATTTTAGACTTACATGCCGCTCCCGGAGGCCAGGGAAACGATGCTGCAATTTCAGATTATGATACCACAAAACCCTCCTTGTGGGAGAGCGAAGCCAATCAGAAAAAAATGATTGCCTTATGGAAAAAACTGGCTTCACGTTACAGAGATAGTCCGTGGATAGGGGCCTATGACATTATCAACGAACCCAATTGGAATTTTACCGGAACCAATAAAAATGGCTGTGATGAAAACTCAAACGGTCCTTTAAGAGATCTGATGGTTCGGGTTACAAAAGCCATTCGGGAAGTCGATACCAATCATTTAATTTTTATTGAAGGAAACTGCTGGGGAAACAATTACAACGGAATTTTTCCTTTATGGGATGAAAATATGGCATTGAGTTTTCACAAATACTGGAACTACAATACCACAGCCTCCATTCAGAAAATGCTGGACTACAGAACACAATACAATGTGCCGATCTGGTTGGGTGAAAGCGGGGAAAATTCGAACGTATGGTTCAAAGAGACATTGACATTGGTCGAAAACAACAATATAGGCTGGGCATTCTGGCCCATGAAAAAAATCGAGAATATTGCGGGAGTGACCTCCGTTACAAAGATTCCCGAATATGATGTTTTATTAAAGTACTGGAAAGACGGCGGCGAGAAACCAAAGCCTGATTTTGCCAAAAAAACTTTAATGAAAATCGCCGACAATTACAAAATGGAAAATGTAACCGTAAAACCGGACGTGATCGATGCCATGTTCAGACAAGTGCAGACCAACGATACCAAACCTTATAAACGACATTTGATTCCCGGAAAAATTGCAGCAGCACAGTATGATTTAGGAACAAATGAAAAGGCTTATTCAGACAAAGATTTTATAAACTACAGAGTCGAAACCGGAAAATTTGACGAATGGAACAAAGGAAATACGATGCGAAATGATGGCGTTGATATTTTACCGTGTAAAGATGCCGGATCAAACGGATTTCAGGTTTCATTTATTGAGGATGGAGAATGGTTGCAGTTTACAGCTGAAGTAAAAAAGCAAAATACATATAAAGTAGCGATTCGATATTCGGCTGAAAATTCAGAAGGGAAAATACACCTCGAAGCAGAAAATGGAAAAAGATCCCAAATCGTTACATTACCTGCAACAGGAGGAAATGATAAGTGGAAAACGGTTGTGTTGTCCGGAGTGGTGTTAAATGCCGGAACGCAAAAAATTAAAGTTGTTTTCGAAAAAGGAGGTTTCAACCTGAATTACTTAGATTTTTCAGAATAGAAAAAATAAAGGCAGAACGAGGTATTTATAAGAGAATAGGTATTTAAATGAAGTGAAACGTCTTTTTTATGCGTGCAGCACCTATGTGTTTAGATAACCGCCACAGATTAAAAGGATTTAAAAAAAATCTGCATAATCTGCGAGATCTGCGAGAAAAAATAGATGTGTGAAATGTGAAATGTGAAATGTGCCTGAAAACTTTCTATGTGTTTAAATAAATCCAACGGGTTAAATTAACATTATTTTGAAGCTTATATTTTTCTTTAGGGCTAATGAAATGGTAGCTTTACGAATTCAATTTTTTTACTATGAAAAAGACAAATACAATTGTTCTCGTAATGTTTCTGATTTTTGTCAGTACTCCATTTTATGCTCAGAGTGTAAAAATGATGACGTATAATATTCGTTTAGATGTTGCTTCTGACGGAGAAAATGCCTGGCCAAACCGGAAAGACTTTTTTAATTCTCAAATCAGATTTTACAGTCCGGATATTCTTGGAATTCAGGAGGCATTGCCTAATCAGGTGGCTGAGATTGCTTCGGCCTTACCGGAGTACCATAAATTTGGAATAGGCAGAGAAGAAAAAGGAACCGGAGAAGCCTGTACGATTTACTATAAAAAAGACCGTTTTCAGGTAGAACATACAAACACATTTTGGCTGTCTGAAACACCGGAAAAAGTATCAAGGGGCTGGGATGCTGCCTGTAACAGAGTTTGTACTTACGGATTGTTTAAAGATTTAAAAACAAAAAAAAGGATTTGGGTTTTTAACCTTCACCTGGATCATGTTGGAGAGGTAGCCCGCGTAAAAGGAGTCGAGTTAGTTCTCTCAAAAATAAAGGAAATAAACACTAAAAATTATCCCGTGTTTTTAATGGGAGACTTTAATTCAGTACCGGACACGAAACAAATTGTCGAGATCAAAAAGGTGATGGACGATACCAGGGATGTTTCGATAGAAAAACCTTTTGGTCCTTCAGGAACCTTTAATGAATTCAAACACAATGAACCTGTGAATTTGTTACTGGATTATATTTTTGTATCAAAAAATAGCGGATTAAAAATTCAAAAACATGCAGTCTTAAGTGATTCAAAAGATTTAAAATATCCATCCGATCATTTGCCTGTTTTGATCCAAATAAATTAATTATGAAAAAAATAACCACATTTACCCTGTTGATGGTATCGCTTTTTGCGACCGCTCAGCAAGAAACAATAGATCAAAAAGTAAATGCTCTGTTGAAAAAAATGACTCTTGAGGAAAAAATCGGTCAGCTAAATCAGTATACGGGCGACAATGCAGCAACGGGACCTATTACCATAAATGCCAACAAACAAGCCGAAATAAAGGCAGGATTAATAGGTTCGATGTTAAACGTAACCGGAACAAAATACACCCGACAATATCAGGAACTGGCCATGCAGTCCCGTTTGAAAATCCCCCTGTTATTTGGTCAGGATGTCATCCATGGCTACAAAACGACTTTTCCAATTCCGTTAGCCGAAGCAGCGAGCTGGGACTTAGCAGCTATTGAATTGGCAGCAAGAGTTGCAGCTACAGAGGCTTCAGCAAGTGGGATTCACTGGACATTTGCTCCAATGGTCGACATAGGCCGTGATCCGCGTTGGGGGAGAGTGATGGAAGGAGCAGGAGAAGATACCTGGCTGGGTTCTAAAATTGCCTATGCCAGAGTTAAAGGTTTTCAGGGAAATAAACTCGGAGATCTGAACTCGGTTATGGCCTGTGTAAAACATTTTGCCGCTTATGGTGCAGCTGTGGGCGGGAGAGATTACAACTCCGTAGACATGAGTGAACGCATGCTTTTAGAAACCTATCTGCCTCCTTTTAAAGCAGCTCTTGATGCCGGTGCAGCCACTTTTATGAATTCCTTTAATGACTTAAACGGAATTCCGGCTACCGCAAATGTGCATTTGCAGCGTGATATCTTAAAAGGAAAATGGAACTTTCAGGGATTCGTAGTTTCAGACTGGGGATCGATTGGGGAAATGGTAGCACACGGATATTCTAAAGATTTAAAAGCTGCAGCACTTGCCGCGATTACAGCGGGAAGTGATATGGATATGGAAAGTAATGCCTACCGATATCATTTGGCAGAATTAGTGAAAGAAGGCAAAGTACCGGTTGATTTGATTGATGATGCCGTGAAACGTATTTTACGCAAGAAATATGAATTGGGTTTATTTGATGATCCTTACCGATATTCAGATCAAAAAAGAGCTGATAAAGCTTTAAACAATCCGGAAAACAGAATGGCAGCTCTTGAAGTAGCTAAGAAAAGTATCGTTTTATTAAAGAACGACAACGAAACATTACCACTGTCTAAAAACCTGAAAACAATTGCATTCATTGGCCCAATGGTGAAAGAGTACAAAGAAAATATGGGGTTTTGGTCTGTAGAATTACCCGAGGTTGATTACAATAAATGGATCGTCTCACAATGGGATGGTTTGCAGAACAAAGTGGGTAAAAACACAAAACTGCTTTATGCCAAAGGCTGTGAAGTAGACGGAGATCACAAAGACGGTTTTGCAGAAGCAGTGGCAACGGCCCAACAGGCAGATGTGGTGATTTTGAGTATTGGTGAAAGACGTGACATGAGCGGTGAAGCAAAAAGCCGAAGCGATCTTCATTTGCCTGGTGTTCAGGAAGATTTGGTAAAAGCGATTCAGGCAACAGGAAAACCGGTAATAGTTCTGGTAAATGCAGGAAGGCCTCTTATATTTAACTGGACGGCAGATCATGTTCCGGCAATTGTTTACACCTGGTGGTTGGGAACTGAAGCAGGTAATGCTATCGCCGATGTTTTATTTGGAGATTACAATCCATCGGGGAAATTGCCCATGACTTTCCCAAGAGAAGTGGGGCAGATCCCAATTTATTACAATCATTTCAGTACAGGAAGACCTGCTAAAGATGAAGATGCCAAAAACTATGTTTCGGCCTACATTGATCTGAAAAACTCCCCTAAATTTCCTTTTGGATATGGATTGAGTTATACAAAATTCAATTATTCCGATTTGAAATTGTCAGCAGTAAAAATGAAAAGCAACGAAACTATTAAAGTTTCTTTTCAATTATCAAATGTTGGAAAAGTAGCAGGAGAAGAAGTGGTTCAATTGTATTTAAAAGACAAATTCGGATCGGTGGTAAGACCCGTTTTAGAATTGAGAGATTTTCAAAAAGTAAAACTAAATGCAGGAGAATCTAAAACAATTGAGTTTACTATTGACAAAGAGAAACTTTCTTTCTACAATAATAAATTAGAATGGACAGCAGAACCGGGAGACTTCGAAGTCATGATCGGAGCTTCATCAGCTGACCTCAAATTAAAAGCGAATTTTGAATTGCTTTAACTTTTTTAACCAAACAGAAATATAGATTACTGTTATAAAAAATAACACGAATTGCACGAATTGTCACTAATTTGTTTGTGGAATTAATTTCACAAACAAAGTTAAACGATTAAAATTTGTGCAAATTCGTGTAATTTGTGTTTAGATAAAGGCTATAATTCCTTCTTTTTTTGTGTTATTTATTTTACCACATAGATACATAGGTGCTGCATCCTCTTTTGGCAATAGAAATCTATGTTTCTATATGTTTAAAATTTTGAGCGTTCCAATTATCAAAACATAGATTACAGCTTACCGTGTCGACATAAGTATAAAAAATAACACGAATTGCACGAATTGTCACTAATTTGTTGGTGTAATTAATTTCACAAACAAAGTTAAGGGATTAAAATTTGTGCAAATTCGTGTAATTTGTGTTTAGATAAAGGCTATAATTCCTTCTTTTTTTGTGTCATTTATTTTACCACATAGATACATAGGTGCTGCATCCTCTTTTGGCAATAGAAATCTATGTTTCTATATGTTTAAAATTTTGAGCGTTCCAATCATCAAAACATAGATTACAGCGTACCGTGTCGACATAAGTATAAAAAGTAACACGAATTGCACGAATTGTCACTAATTTGTTGGTGTAATTAATTTCACAAACAAAGTTAAGGGATTAAAATTTGTGCAAATTCGTGTAATTTGTGTTTAGATAAAGGCTATAATTCCTTCTTTTTTTTTGTCATTTATTTTACCACATAGATACATAGGTGCTGCATCCTCTTTTGGCAATAGAAATCTATGTTTCTATATGTTTAAAATTTTGAGCGTTCCAATCATCAAAACATAGATTACAGCGTACCGTGTCGACACAAGTATAAAAAGTAACACGAATTGCACAAATTGTCACTAATTTGTTGGTGTAATTAATTTCACAAACAAAGTTAAGGGATTAAAATTTGTGCAAATTCGTGTAATTTGTGTTGAGACAGTAGGCTACAATTAACCTCCTTTTAGGATGATTATTTTACTAATTTTTTGAAATTGAATTTCAGCTTGTTCAATAAACCATCTTCTATAATGTCGACTCCAATTCCAAAATTACTGTCGGCGACCTCGTTATGGGCTTCTCTGAAATCTTCAAAATCCTCTTCAGGAATTTCTAAGTTAATCAGCGGTTTATAGTCGATGTAAATAGTTCCTCCGTTTTTGTTGATCTTTTTACGGCTCACATAATCAAAGTAGGCATTGTTGATCGTACTTTCCTGTATCGTAAACTTTTCGCTAACGTCAATTTTTTGATCCGTTACAAGAGTGATTTCATATCGCTCATTGTCAAAATTGTGCCAGAAAGAGATGTCTTTATGCATAAAATCCCTTGCTCTGTTTTTCACAATATTGGAGTCAAAATACATCAGGAAACGATTGTTTTTCCCGTCTGAAAAATACGGGTTTTCAATAGTAGTCTGATATTCAATTTTAAATTCATTCAGCTTTTTATCATCACTGACAATTTCGATTGCGGCATCTTTAAAAATCTTTCGAAGATCAGTTCCGTTTCTGTCATTCGTATAATTTAAGGTATAAAAAAAGAAATTGTTCCAGCTGTCAATGATCTCTCTTTTGTTGGTGTTTTTGAAATACCTGCGCATGCTGTTGGCGCGATTTCCTTTGTATACTGTCGTTAGTTTCAGTTTACCAACATTGTTCTCCGCAACAAGCTCTGATTTTTCATCAAGCGCATAATAAGGGAAACGATAAGGAGGTTTATGTTGTAATTCCAAATTAGGCTTCACTTCCAGATAGTGCAGGAAGAAAATAAAACCACGATTTTCAATCAGTCCAAATTCATCACGCAATGTGGCATCAACGAAGTAGCTTTCACCCTTGTAATTGATCTTTACAATTACGTGATTAAAAGTCAGTAACGACGGTAAGTAATGCTTGATATAAAAATCAGTACCGAAATTGACCAGAATAATCGAAGAGTCAATACCAATATAATCTAAAATAACTTTTAGTAAAACCGATTTAGCCTTGCAGTCGCCTTGTTTGTTAGTAAACGTTACAGCAGGCTCCTGCGGCTTGTGGCCGTTCATTTCATCGGCATTGTAAATATAATTGATATGGTTTTGAACATATTCTATCGCAAATTGCAACTGATCGTCTTTAGAACCTATTTTGTCCAGTTTTTCAACCAGTTCCGGAGCAAATTCTGCCAGAGAAGATTTTTCGAAAATAGTCTCATAAATAGGAGAGATGTAATTGGACAATTCTTTCCAGTCGGCGGTCGTGGCAAAATCTATAAACGAAGAAACCTCACGGTTTGAATCTACAAAATTGATGTAATTCTCTTCTTCTCGTACATATTTTTCCCCCTTTTGCAAATAAGCGGTCTGTGGTTCCAGCACATTTCCGTCTTCATCTCTAAAGAACGATTTTTTGTAAGCAACTGCCTTTTCGCGATCGTTTATAAAAGTGAATTTGTACTTTCCGTATGCCCAGTAACTGTCAGGACCTACCCAGACATATCTGGCGAATTCTTTGCGTAGAAAATCACGCTCGGTAAAAATTTTAATTCTGGAATCTTCCATAATCAAAATATCATACAAACGAAGATCCTTTATCGTAATATTAATCTTTTTGTTACTGCTCAAAATACCACCACCGCTTTGATTTTCGCTGTCCAGTATTTTAACTTTAGTATCGGGAATTTTGTCTACTAAAACACCATCTCTTAAAACACTGATTCGGTGTATCACATAAGTTTCACTTTCTTCCAATACAACATCCACAGCAGAAGCTTTCTCCAAATTGGCAGGCTCATTTAAGGTATAGGCCACACAGGCATATTCGCTGTTTTCGTTATCATTGGTATAATAAATCTTATCTAAAAAATAACAATAGTCACGTCCCTCGTCTGCTTGTTTTTGAGAGAATTCAGATTCTTTGATATAATCTATAAGCTGGTTGTCATTAAGGTCACTTGCCCACGGTTCAGGCTTTTGAATTTTGTAAATTTCTAACTGTATATCTTGTTCCATAATAAGGCTTTTAATTGAAGTAGGTAAAATCTTCGGTTTATAACAAAAATATAGCTTTTTGTCTATATCTAAAAAGACCGAATGTATTATTAGGATAAGTTCAGTTTTCTTACAATAAATAAATTTATTATTTGATTTTGAAGAA
This window encodes:
- a CDS encoding DUF3857 domain-containing protein — its product is MEQDIQLEIYKIQKPEPWASDLNDNQLIDYIKESEFSQKQADEGRDYCYFLDKIYYTNDNENSEYACVAYTLNEPANLEKASAVDVVLEESETYVIHRISVLRDGVLVDKIPDTKVKILDSENQSGGGILSSNKKINITIKDLRLYDILIMEDSRIKIFTERDFLRKEFARYVWVGPDSYWAYGKYKFTFINDREKAVAYKKSFFRDEDGNVLEPQTAYLQKGEKYVREEENYINFVDSNREVSSFIDFATTADWKELSNYISPIYETIFEKSSLAEFAPELVEKLDKIGSKDDQLQFAIEYVQNHINYIYNADEMNGHKPQEPAVTFTNKQGDCKAKSVLLKVILDYIGIDSSIILVNFGTDFYIKHYLPSLLTFNHVIVKINYKGESYFVDATLRDEFGLIENRGFIFFLHYLEVKPNLELQHKPPYRFPYYALDEKSELVAENNVGKLKLTTVYKGNRANSMRRYFKNTNKREIIDSWNNFFFYTLNYTNDRNGTDLRKIFKDAAIEIVSDDKKLNEFKIEYQTTIENPYFSDGKNNRFLMYFDSNIVKNRARDFMHKDISFWHNFDNERYEITLVTDQKIDVSEKFTIQESTINNAYFDYVSRKKINKNGGTIYIDYKPLINLEIPEEDFEDFREAHNEVADSNFGIGVDIIEDGLLNKLKFNFKKLVK
- the bglX gene encoding beta-glucosidase BglX, which produces MKKITTFTLLMVSLFATAQQETIDQKVNALLKKMTLEEKIGQLNQYTGDNAATGPITINANKQAEIKAGLIGSMLNVTGTKYTRQYQELAMQSRLKIPLLFGQDVIHGYKTTFPIPLAEAASWDLAAIELAARVAATEASASGIHWTFAPMVDIGRDPRWGRVMEGAGEDTWLGSKIAYARVKGFQGNKLGDLNSVMACVKHFAAYGAAVGGRDYNSVDMSERMLLETYLPPFKAALDAGAATFMNSFNDLNGIPATANVHLQRDILKGKWNFQGFVVSDWGSIGEMVAHGYSKDLKAAALAAITAGSDMDMESNAYRYHLAELVKEGKVPVDLIDDAVKRILRKKYELGLFDDPYRYSDQKRADKALNNPENRMAALEVAKKSIVLLKNDNETLPLSKNLKTIAFIGPMVKEYKENMGFWSVELPEVDYNKWIVSQWDGLQNKVGKNTKLLYAKGCEVDGDHKDGFAEAVATAQQADVVILSIGERRDMSGEAKSRSDLHLPGVQEDLVKAIQATGKPVIVLVNAGRPLIFNWTADHVPAIVYTWWLGTEAGNAIADVLFGDYNPSGKLPMTFPREVGQIPIYYNHFSTGRPAKDEDAKNYVSAYIDLKNSPKFPFGYGLSYTKFNYSDLKLSAVKMKSNETIKVSFQLSNVGKVAGEEVVQLYLKDKFGSVVRPVLELRDFQKVKLNAGESKTIEFTIDKEKLSFYNNKLEWTAEPGDFEVMIGASSADLKLKANFELL
- a CDS encoding cellulase family glycosylhydrolase, whose product is MKKIIITLPLLLSFAAFAQDFLHRDGQKIVDGTGKNIILRGLGTGGWMVQEGYMLQTQPFASPQYVIRQKIQDVIGEEATKEFYAAYKANGITKRDVDSLAAWGFNSIRLPMHYNLYTPPIEAEKKDEISWIEEGFTMTDNLLKWCAENKMYLILDLHAAPGGQGNDAAISDYDTTKPSLWESEANQKKMIALWKKLASRYRDSPWIGAYDIINEPNWNFTGTNKNGCDENSNGPLRDLMVRVTKAIREVDTNHLIFIEGNCWGNNYNGIFPLWDENMALSFHKYWNYNTTASIQKMLDYRTQYNVPIWLGESGENSNVWFKETLTLVENNNIGWAFWPMKKIENIAGVTSVTKIPEYDVLLKYWKDGGEKPKPDFAKKTLMKIADNYKMENVTVKPDVIDAMFRQVQTNDTKPYKRHLIPGKIAAAQYDLGTNEKAYSDKDFINYRVETGKFDEWNKGNTMRNDGVDILPCKDAGSNGFQVSFIEDGEWLQFTAEVKKQNTYKVAIRYSAENSEGKIHLEAENGKRSQIVTLPATGGNDKWKTVVLSGVVLNAGTQKIKVVFEKGGFNLNYLDFSE
- a CDS encoding glycoside hydrolase family 3 N-terminal domain-containing protein, which translates into the protein MKNTKFIVVALFFCGAVWSQEARKTRADIDAKVSELLSKMTLEEKVGQMTQITVTVFEDAQKPGYFDAAKLKKGIQEYHIGSILNVPNPGAPTLQRWQETMAAITNEANKSRLKIPVLYGIDAIHGASYTAGATLFPQQIGLAATFNTELVKRGAEISAYETRASSIPWVFSPDLDFPRNPAWSRMWESFGEDAYLSSKMAVALVDGFEGNNVGSKYSVASCMKHYIGYGSTTTGKDRTPSIIPERILRQYDLTIYQAAIKAGAKSVMVSSGEINGTPVHSSKHLITDILKKELGFEGVVVTDWKDIIYLNTRHKIAATKRDAVRIAVMAGIDMSMVPEEFTFYTDLVDLVQKGEVPMSRIDDAVTRILRMKFELNLFQNTVANLKDYPKFGSAEHIQEAYKTAAESITLLKNNDAVLPLNKEEKILVTGATANSMKNLNGGWSYTWQGENADTYAADKLTILEAFQAKLGKENVLYTAGADIEKEDDAEIQKAVELAQKASKIVLCLGEKNYTETPGDISNLYMSKSQVKLALALAKVNKPIILILNEGRPRLISDFEDKMSAVVQCYLPGNEGGRALVDILYGEVNPSGRLPYNYPRYPNSLEKYNRKHTESLADEEQNNDAKYEKSYSPQFEFGTGLSYTTFTYSNLKIDKAEITNTDEIKVTVEVTNSGKRAGKESVLLYLSDNYASITPEVKALKRFEKISLEPNETKTVKFTLNQKDLQFVNEDLKWISEKGTFTIQIANLKKDFLLQ
- a CDS encoding endonuclease/exonuclease/phosphatase family protein encodes the protein MKKTNTIVLVMFLIFVSTPFYAQSVKMMTYNIRLDVASDGENAWPNRKDFFNSQIRFYSPDILGIQEALPNQVAEIASALPEYHKFGIGREEKGTGEACTIYYKKDRFQVEHTNTFWLSETPEKVSRGWDAACNRVCTYGLFKDLKTKKRIWVFNLHLDHVGEVARVKGVELVLSKIKEINTKNYPVFLMGDFNSVPDTKQIVEIKKVMDDTRDVSIEKPFGPSGTFNEFKHNEPVNLLLDYIFVSKNSGLKIQKHAVLSDSKDLKYPSDHLPVLIQIN